One part of the Prunus persica cultivar Lovell chromosome G5, Prunus_persica_NCBIv2, whole genome shotgun sequence genome encodes these proteins:
- the LOC18775996 gene encoding coiled-coil domain-containing protein SCD2 isoform X2, translating to MSVRSSTVVPPSKSSVRTPVAIPPIDPPSNRNRDKRFMPDIGQFNSIAPGDEREASELRDRLDMLQEDHEIALEKLRLAEERHAQAEARAKELEKQVANLGEGVSMEAKLLSRKEAALRSREAALIAAKQNKDGKDEEIATLRSEIENLKDGAAAAVEHLREAESEAKSLRSKTQRMILTQEEMEEVVLKRCWLARYWGLAVQYGICADIALSKHEHWSSLAPLPFEVVISAGQKAKEDSWDRGSDDPDRSKIVRDLSDLTGEGNIESMLSVEMGLRELASLKVEDAVALALAQHRRPNSVRQSGLDSKSPGDPKFMEAFDLSEEEVEDISFKVAWLTYFWRRAKEHGVEEDIGEDRLHLWISRSAQTPTCHDAVDVERGLYELRKLGIEQQLWEASRKEIDQPISVSSNHKSAADFDTSS from the exons ATGTCGGTTCGTTCATCGACGGTAGTGCCACCCAGCAAATCCTCGGTTAGAACTCCAGTAGCCAtacctccaattgatcctccttCTAATAGAAACAGAGATAAAAG GTTTATGCCAGATATTGGACAGTTCAACTCAATAGCCCCAGGAGATGAGCGTGAAGCTTCTGAGCTTCGTGATCGA CTTGATATGCTACAAGAAGATCATGAGATTGCACTTGAGAAG CTTCGCCTTGCTGAAGAAAGACATGCGCAAGCAGAGGCCAGAGCTAAGGAGCTTGAGAAACAG GTTGCTAACCTTGGAGAAGGTGTAAGCATGGAAGCTAAATTGTTAAGCAG GAAGGAAGCAGCTTTGCGTTCAAGAGAG GCTGCTCTCATCGCTGCGAAACAGAACAAGGATGGGAAAGATGAGGAAATTGCAACTCTTCGTTCAGAAATTGAG AACTTAAAAGATGGTGCTGCAGCAGCAGTCGAGCATCTCCGAGAAGCAGAATCTGAAGCAAAGTCTCTTCGCTCAAAGACACAAAGAATGATTTTAACGCAAGAAGAGATG GAGGAAGTTGTTCTGAAGAGATGTTGGCTTGCTCGCTATTGGGGTTTAGCAGTGCAGTATG GCATATGTGCAGATATAGCCTTGTCGAAGCATGAGCATTGGTCATCTTTAGCTCCTCTTCCGTTTGAAGTCGTCATTTCTGCTGGACAAAAGGCAAAGGAAGATTCTTGGGATAGAG GTAGTGATGACCCAGATAGAAGTAAGATAGTTCGGGATTTAAGTGACCTCACTGGCGAAGGAAATATTGAGAGTATGCTTTCAGTGGAGATGGGTTTGAGGGAATTAGCTTCTCTAAAG GTTGAGGATGCTGTTGCGCTTGCATTGGCCCAACATAGACGTCCAAATTCTGTTCGGCAGTCTGGTTTag ATTCCAAATCACCTGGTGACCCAAAATTTATGGAGGCATTTG aTCTTAGTGAAGAAGAGGTTGAAGATATTTCTTTCAAAGTG GCTTGGCTCACTTACTTTTGGAGAAGAGCTAAAGAACATGGTGTGGAGGAGGACATCGGCGAAGACAGGCTTCATCTTTGGATAAGCCGCAGTGCACAGACACCAACTTGCCACGATGCCGTGGATG TGGAGCGTGGTTTATATGAGCTGAGGAAGCTGGGGATAGAACAGCAACTTTGGGAAGCATCCCGTAAGGAGATCGATCAGCCCATCTCAGTTTCTAGTAATCATAAATCTGCTGCAGATTTTGACACCTCTTCATGA